The region TATTTGTGCTTACAACTTGAACCCAGGATAAGGGTATTAGATCTTTCCTCATTGAATATCCATAAATAATACCGTAAGCTAGGACCAGTTTCTCCACTTCGAAGAATGTTTCTTCAACTTCATTAATAGAGCTTAATGTTATCTTTTTCTCTTCTGTCTGCACAAATCTCGAGTCAAAACCGAATTCTTCTACCTCTATGCTGTATGTACCTGGTTCTAATCCATAATCCTTGATTCGATGCCCAGATCCTAAAACATAATAGAAATGATCAGGTGTTTGATAACCAGAAGGTTTGAATTCATATAAGCCATAAATTGAAAAGCTTGTATATTTTGCTCCTGGCTCTTCTATTCCCATCTGAACACCCATTAAAGAGCCTGATTCAGTCTTTACATTTACAGTAATGTGAGCTCTTTCAGTAATTGGAACGTTTATGTAACTATGCATGAAAAATACATTACCTTTAATCCCAGCCCCTTGTTGAAGCCAGACTATACTCGTAATAATCCTTGGGTGCTCGCCCAATTCAAATATGGTTGGCAATTCTACTGTAACAGACGAACTCATTACTTCGACATATCCATAAGTATATGCTTTTATTGGATATGTTCCATTTGAAACAGCATTCGGTATGGCGCCAAAATAAATTATATTATCTACTAACCAGTTATTGCCAACATACCAGACAGTCACATTTGTTGTTTCAACTTTATAATTATGTACTGAAGTTGGCCAAATTAAAGGTATATCTTCTGTCCGAAGATCGAATACCTCACCCCTGCCATTCGACTGTTCATCAGTTAACCAGACTCGCATTAATCTTTTAGGAAAGCTCCAAGGTACTTTTTCTGCTTGAGACTGCGATACTGTTGCATCCACAGATTCTATCACTATTTTCAATACACCACCTGTAATGCATTGGATGACAACTGTGGAGTTATGGCCAAATGAAACGGACACCGGTGCATCATTCAACTGTACGAAACCGTTCAAAAACACACGAACGTAATATTGTTGGGTTTCCAAGCCAGAGTCCTTTTTACCCCATATTCCGGAATATGTTTTGTTATAGAAATCACTGAATCCAAGTATGTAAAAACGAATTTCATCCTGATCAGCGTAAGCAACTGTTCCATTTGCAAAGGTACGGTTTAAGACCGTTAGGCCTTTCAATTCTCCTCTAATATTGTAAGCTTCTGCAAGTATATTTCCGCCAAATAGAGCGCCTGTGTAGTTGCCTGTTGTATATAACTCAAGATTTCTAGGTGTTTCTGGGAGCATAATTTTGCCTGTGATTAGTCCTCCACTTTTAACATATATATTGATTTGATGCTTTTCCTCATATGAAAGTACATTGACATCAACTGCTCTCTCCTGAACATAACCGAATGCTTGAACTTTTAATTTATATTTTTGTTTAGATAATCCGGAATAATTCAAACCATCAATTCTGAATGGATCCCAAGTTTTATCTCCTTGAGAGACCCCTTTGTATTCTCCCGCAAGTTCTCCATCTTCTCCATAAGCTTGAACAGTATAATTTAGATGCTTAATACCCAATCTTGAGAACCACGCGTTGTCGTCAATTGAACACATTGGAAAGCTGGGAGTCGAACTTGCATTTAGATATGTTATATTTCCATAGATCACGCCCCCTCTATAAAGCGGAAAAGACGAAAGATGATGTTTTGTCCCCCTAGAAACATTTACAATCTCGCGAAATTCTGTTGGAGCATAAGCATAGTTCGTTATATTGCAAAATCCTGCCATCGCAGTTACAACATAATCCCCTTCATATAGACCGGTAATATTAAAGAAGCCTGTCGATGGGTCAGTATATGCTCTAGCCATCGCCCCTGTACTTACCTCTTTTGCATAGATAATCCCCGAAGCAGGTATCGGTGGATCTTCGTCCGTTATGTCATATATTACTCCGCTAATACTTGAAGCATCTTCTCTCATACTTACCGGTATTGTTATGTTCTCACTCGTTGCAGTTAAAAAATCTGGTTCGCCGGTTATTGTCAATGTATTAGCCGTATAAATAAAGAATGTATAATCGCCAGCAATTGAAGGGGCAGCTATATTCCTCATGACTATTTTTTGCGGGGGACCAAAAGGAGAGTATCCTGGGCTATGAATCTCTATTGTATAAGAATCATATGGGTAATAATCCCTGTAGGGGTAGTGCAAAGATTCATCCCTTACATTGTAATAATAATGATCCTCAGTTATTGTCGAATTCAGGAACGAAGTATTATTTTCAACATGTCCCTCAAAGAATTCTCTAGGACCTATAATTCTAACGGCTAGACCGCTGGAATTTATGGTAAATTCTATATTACCAATTGTACCAAAGAAAACACCCCATTCCTCAGTTGGAATTCCTTGAGCTTCCACCGAAGTTAAATAATCGTGCCCGAAATAGGTGAAACTCTGAATTAAAATTAGCATAATTAAGCAAATTGTCATTAATTGGTTTGTAATCTTCATTATCAGTACACGAAGTTTTGTAAGATAATTATATTAGCAGATAATTTTTTAAGTGTTACTAAAAAGTTTTGGTTACACTTTTTATTTACTGAGATCTTTAATACCTTATTGGATCCGTATGCAAGTGTTTTGAGTTCGAAATTTAGTATGAAACATGCCCTGCGATCTATCAAAATGAGCGGTATTAATGCAGTAATATTATTTGAAGTCAAAAAATAGTAAAGAGAATTATATGCATAATTGATTAAAGGTAAGGAAATTCTTAGTGCCGAATCTTGAAAGAAACAATGCATTTTTCATCAATTATTTCAACATGGATTTTTCGCATAATCAGCAATCAATATTTTAAAAAATTGTAAAAGGAATCAGTGGAAAATCTTTATTTTATTTGATAAACATGATTTTCGTTTAATCATAGCTAAACTAATAATGATGGATGCCATAAATACCAACATAATAAGGGCTATTGACGAGAATTCCGGGACGTTAACCGGATTTAATACAAATCTTTTTTCTATTACACCATATTCTGGAATGGATGCTCTAGATGTTAGAGAGCAATTCTCTGATGATATCTCAATTGGGATGGACCAACAGACACATGAACCTTTAGTGGAATTAAGAGTACCTTTGTCTGAATTCCATTCAATTTGAACCGATTCCGGTTCTATCAAAGTCGGATCTATATAAGATACAAAAACATACTCAGTTCCCTTTTCATTTGATGTCGCCGCATGAATGTTTATTGTTAATAGATTTGGGGAAACTTCTATAAAACTTGATGGAAATGGCAGACCAGATTGGTCTAGAACCACAATTAAGCCCAATTCACCGCCATTATGTATTGAAACAATTTGACCTTCAGGACTATATCCTGGAATGGAAAAGTCAATAGTGTGAGTGCCACCTAATAGAAATAGCCTGAATTCACCATCTAGAGATGTAGTTGAGTGATCACTACTAGCCACATGAACCCAAGATAGTGGCACCACTTCCGCCATCATTGTATATCCATACACATTGCCATAAATAAGCCCCATCTTTTCTACTTCTAAAGATAATGATATTTTCTCATGAATTGATTGGAAATGCACTTTTACATTTCCTTCTATTTGAGTGAATCTTGAATCGAAACCAAAATCCTCAACGGCTATATAATAAGTACCAGCATCCAATCCATAATCTATCATACGATTTCCCGAAGGGGTAACATAATAGAAATGATCTGGTATTTGATAAGCAGTATTCATACTCCAGTTATAGAAGCCAAAAATTGAAAATTCTGTAAAGTAAGCTCCAGCCTCTATTGCGCCTATTTGAGCGCCTAGTGATTGGCCTTTTTTAGTTTCTATATTGATAGTAATAAATGTTTTTTCATTAAGCGGGACATTTAAACCATTTTGCATAAAGTACACGAAGCCCTCAATACCAGCACCTCGCTGAAGCCAAATCGTCCCTGTAACTATTTGCCAATGAGCGCCTATTTCAAAAATTGGCGACAATTCTATACTAACAGATGATCCTTTTACCTGTACATGCCCATAAGTATGCCCCCTTAATCCGTATGTTCCATTGGCTACAGCGTTTGGAATAGCTCCATTGAAGATAATTTGGTCAATTGGCCAGTTATTTCCGACATACCAGATAACAACTCTAGATTCCTCTACATTATACCAGTATGTAGTAGTAGGCCAGATCAATGGTATATCGTCAGTATGTAGATCGAAAATTTCGCCATTGCCAACACTTCGCTGGAATGATCCAAGCCATACTCTTAGAAATCTCCCTGGGAACTGCCACGGTACCGGGTGAGCCTTATTTGTAGCAGGATTGAAATTAACAGATTCAACAATTATTTTGACTATACCACCAACCAAAACCTCGATGACGACTGTAGAGTTATGCCCTAACGATAATGTTACCGCCTCATCCTCTAACTGCTCAAATCCATTCAGAAATACACGAATATAATATTGCCCGCTATCTAAGCCATAATCCTCCTTGCCCCATATGCCAGAGTAGGTACTGTTGTAGAAATCACTGAAGCCAAGTATGTAAAAACGGATTTCATCTTCATCAGCATAAAAAACTGTTCCATTTGCAAAGGTACGGTTCAAAACTGTTAGGCCTCTTAATTCGCCCCTTATGTTCATAGCTTCTGCAAGTATATTTCCACCCAGTAGAGCGCCAGAATTGTTACCTGTTGTAAATGATTCAATATATCTAGGCGTTTCCGGTAGCCTTATTATACCTGTAATTACTCCACCACTTTTAAGGTAAACATCTTTATCAGTATGATTTTCTCCGTAAGAACTCACCGTGACTCTAATTAGATCATTTTGAACATAACCAAAAACCCAGAATTTTAAATCATATACTTTAGGTAGCAAGCGCGAGCGTGGTCCAAATCCAGAATATTTTGTTCCATTTATCCAATATGGATCCTGAGTTTGATCCCCTGGAGAAGATCCATAATATTCGCCCACCAGATTTCCCATTAAATCATAAGCCTCTACGGTGTAGTTCAAATACCCAATACCCAATCTAGAAAACCACGCATTATCATCAATTGATCGCATAGGAAAATTGGGTGTTGAGCTTGCGTTAAGGTACGTTATATTACCAGAGATCCTAGCACCTCTATTAAGAGGGAAAGATCCAATTTCATAGTTTGTTCCTTTTGACACTGTGTAATTTTGTTGGAAATATTTAGAAAGAGCATATGAATAGCCTGTCGCACTGCAGTACCCAGCTGATGCAGTTAAATTATATACGCCTTCGTATAGACCTGTGATGTTGAAGAAACCTGTAGTCGAATTTACATATGCTCTAGCCAAGGATCCATTATTCATCTCACGAGCGTAGACTATGCCCTCGGCAGCTATATTGCAAAAATCCGAATTGTCGAATATATAACCGCTTACACTCGAGGGATCTTCTCTCATGCTTACGGGCAAAGTTACGTTCTCAACTATTGCTGTTGAAAAATCCGGAAGGCCACTAGAATTCAATGCATTAGCTGTATAGATTGTGAATGTATAATCGCCGGCAAACTGTGGAGCAGTGATATCTTTCATAAATATCTTCTGTGGAGGATTGAAAATAGAATATTCTGGACTATATATTTCAATTGTATAAGAATTATAAGGATAATAATCTCTACGTGGATAATGTATTAATCCGTCTAAAACCCTATAATAATAACGATCATCTATAATGGTCGAGTTAAGAAAGAATGTACCATTCTCTGAATATCCGTCAAGAAACTCCCTTGGAACCATTATCCTAACTGCCAAACCGCTATGATTGATAGTAAACTCTATATCACCTTCAGTACCAAAGAAGATTCCCCAGGATTCAGATGGCGTCATTTGAGCTTCGACATTAGCCATGAACCCATTGTGGATTACAGTGAGATTTGGAGTAAGTGCTAGTACTATCGATAAAGCAACTGCTAAATAATTCTTATTATCCATACAATTTACACTGAAAAGTGCAATAATTAAAGTAGTTTATAATTACTTTAAGTGTTACTAAAAACTTTTGATTATGCTTTTATATTTAATAAATGCTCATATTATTCAGAAATATGGATTTAAGCATGAGAACTATTAAGAGTGAGTTTGAAATCACATTCATAGATAAAATGTATATTGAATTTTAAGCTTCTCATAGAAAAGATTTAACGTCTAATTTTTCATGGTGAATTATTTGGTTCAAAAGGAAATTAAAAAACAAGAGAAAAAATCCATGCATGCTTTTAGTGAAGCTTATCCACTCAAAGAGCCTCATGCATATGCAGCAATCACTAAAGATGAAGAGACTAAGGGTCTGAAATATCTAATTATAGAACCGACATTGTCAGATATCGAAATGAATGCTCTTATTAAAATTAGAGATATTATGTACCAAGTTCTTGATGCAAATCTTAACGAATTAGAGTCGAGAGAAAAGGCTGAGGAGTATCTAAAGGACAAGGTCAGCCGTATAGTAAAAGCCTATAAAATGGAGTTAACACCAGAAGTTGTCGACAAGATTGAATATTACCTCTTGAGGGATCTAATATTTTATGGGAAGATCGATGCCCTGATGCATGATCATATGGTAGAGGACATATC is a window of Candidatus Bathyarchaeota archaeon DNA encoding:
- a CDS encoding carboxypeptidase-like regulatory domain-containing protein, which gives rise to MKITNQLMTICLIMLILIQSFTYFGHDYLTSVEAQGIPTEEWGVFFGTIGNIEFTINSSGLAVRIIGPREFFEGHVENNTSFLNSTITEDHYYYNVRDESLHYPYRDYYPYDSYTIEIHSPGYSPFGPPQKIVMRNIAAPSIAGDYTFFIYTANTLTITGEPDFLTATSENITIPVSMREDASSISGVIYDITDEDPPIPASGIIYAKEVSTGAMARAYTDPSTGFFNITGLYEGDYVVTAMAGFCNITNYAYAPTEFREIVNVSRGTKHHLSSFPLYRGGVIYGNITYLNASSTPSFPMCSIDDNAWFSRLGIKHLNYTVQAYGEDGELAGEYKGVSQGDKTWDPFRIDGLNYSGLSKQKYKLKVQAFGYVQERAVDVNVLSYEEKHQINIYVKSGGLITGKIMLPETPRNLELYTTGNYTGALFGGNILAEAYNIRGELKGLTVLNRTFANGTVAYADQDEIRFYILGFSDFYNKTYSGIWGKKDSGLETQQYYVRVFLNGFVQLNDAPVSVSFGHNSTVVIQCITGGVLKIVIESVDATVSQSQAEKVPWSFPKRLMRVWLTDEQSNGRGEVFDLRTEDIPLIWPTSVHNYKVETTNVTVWYVGNNWLVDNIIYFGAIPNAVSNGTYPIKAYTYGYVEVMSSSVTVELPTIFELGEHPRIITSIVWLQQGAGIKGNVFFMHSYINVPITERAHITVNVKTESGSLMGVQMGIEEPGAKYTSFSIYGLYEFKPSGYQTPDHFYYVLGSGHRIKDYGLEPGTYSIEVEEFGFDSRFVQTEEKKITLSSINEVEETFFEVEKLVLAYGIIYGYSMRKDLIPLSWVQVVSTNRSTISLDGEFKLYLSEGVHSLDFFVPGYNPEGRIVTIYNASSMDVRLFQSGAPFLTSFSEPPQNLFTIFVNQAITKDECMDYVISSKLDTALIEPESVQIEWSSDKGTLNSTKGSCVCWSIPVEISSENCSLTSRASIPEYGVIEKKLVLNPADVPEFSTMTLTTLVFITSIVIALSSVRRKKHI